GTTGGACTCTCTTTTTCCTACATTAGATAGCAAAAAATGGCATTTTTCAGTGAAAGCTAAGAGTTAGCGAAAATCTACAAATAAATGACATACAGGACTTTACCATGTTGTATATTTTCCGAAAAAGTCCTGTCCTCCCAGTCGAATGAAGGAATTGAAGAGCTTCTCTAGATTTTTTACCAATTGCGCGACGTTTCCTATCCTCTTCAGTGTTGCAGAAATCAACAAAACGTTCCCAATCCTCTCTATTTGTAATTAAACGTATTGGCATATTTATTTTCTTCTCAGCAACAGTTTCATGTTTATCCATCTCTACTCGAAGTTGACTCTTCCAATTTTTCCAAGAAATTCTAGCCCTTGATAAAATATTAGGTTTATAAACTTGAGGTATGACATATTCAGCCTGCAAACACAACATCCATATCATGTACTGATCATAATGATTCTaagataaataaattaaattCACTCACGACAAGATTTTTCCATATATCTTCTTTCATTATCTCTGGAACAATTTTCCAATTATCAATTGCAGGAGGACATCATGCTCGTACTATCTTCCCGATAGCATTTGCAAATTGTTCTGACCCGACATCACAATAACGCCCATATTTGTCGAATATAATCTGTTGGCGGCTACCTGTGAATGTAGTGTTCAAACATTACAGTTATATTTACATACAACATGCAAAATAAACAATTACTTATTAAGTTACAGACATAAGTACTCACCTAGTGCCGGTGGTCTACAAGTAATTCCTGGGTTATTACCGGTGTAGTCTTCGCTGTTAGACTCGTTATGAGTATTCCTGGGTTAGTACCGGTGTAGTCTTCGCTGTTAGACTCGTTATAAGTGTCAGTTGCATGGTCATTCTCCAGTTGCATGTCACCATTTTCATCCGCATCAAACATGTCAGCATCTTCATCTCGTATATCGCTCCAAGCAACGAGAGTGTCAGAAAGAACATTGATTCTTTCATCCTCCGCATCAGTTACAATTTCATTTTCCCTTCCTCCATTGACAAATGCACAACGTTGATTTGTTGTTGATGACCTCTGTTTCTCGAGTGCAACAGCGCTGATTCTTACATCCACTGCATCAGTCACAATTTCGTTTTCCCATTGGCCATTCACTAATGAGCATGGTGCTGTTGTTGACCTATGCCTCTTGAGAGTAACGGGTTCGAGTCTTTCATCCACTGCATCAGTACTGATGAATGATGCAGACCATGGTACTGTTGTTGACGTCCTCTGCCTCTTACAAGTTACAGCGCCTAGTCTATCATCCACTCCATCAGTCATAGTTTCTTTTCCCATTGTGCCATTGATGAATGCAGGGCTTGGTTTAGTTGTTGACGACCTATTCTTCTTGGGAGCAACGGTGTTGAGTCTTTCATTCACTGCATCAGTCGCAATTTCTTTTGCCCTTTGGCGATTGACAAATGTAGAGCGTGGTTTCGGCTTCATATCTGATGTAGCTTCAGCtgttaacagaaaataaaaaacatcTGAAATATGCATACTATATTCAATCAAAATCCAAACAGAAGTGTGCAACACATTTGGAACTTGTAGCGCAACCTATTCACTCATCTAAAAGGGTGATTAACATCAACATGTCAAAATGTATAAAACTCAACTAGTACGTAAACAAAAATTAATGCACTCGTTTGATTGTCCTAATGTCTTCAATTACAAACTCAAAATAATTTAACGGAAAACTGGATCTTCATGGGCCAGAAATAGCATCAACTACTAATTTGAAGAAAATCATCAATTCATCTAATCCACCAGGAATAATATAGTACCATGACGCCTTGAATATGGAGGGTTTCCAGAAGTGCCTGCTAAATTTCTAAACGTAAACCTTGTGAAGGGATTTATATGGGCAAACTGCCCATATAAATGTCTAGGTTCTCTTTCTTATGGGAACTGCATGCAAATGAGGAAACCTTAGATATTGCGCAAATAAGGGAATATCCATACCTAATATCTTCCTTAACACAAATATTTTAAACTGTAACATAAATGAGGAACAATTTCATAAGTTTTACACTGAAATGAAAAACTATCTAACAAAATTTTGAAAGCAATCTTAAAACTTAAATGCTGGTAATACTACACCTATCAGAAACAGATTTACAAACCCTCTAatgaaattcaaacacaaaattaaatgacaatcaaaaaagaaaaaaaactaaaacccaGAACACGTTTTGGTCCCCCAGTTTGAATTTTTACCTGATTGAATTTCGAGTAGATATTGAGATACCAATTCTGAGTACTTGAATGGCTTTAGATTGAGAGAGTAGTGAAATGAAGCTTAGGGAAAGTAAGTTAATGACTGATCCTTAAAGCTGGACGGCACAGTAGATTCTTATGGGTTTCAGATTATTCACATATCAATTTTTGAGTACTTGTCTGGCTTTAGATTGAGATGACAACTTTAAATTCTTCGCCTACAGCGATAGATTTCACAGGAGATTCTTTAAATTCCTTCAGTTTTGTTGTTTCTAGGGCTTGTATTCTGTTACACCCCCTCAATTCCCAAATGATTCTAGGTAATTTTAACAAAATGCTACATTTTGGTTTTCCGGTTTAATAGAGTGCCTTTGTTTTTCTCAAAATTTATAAAATGACACTTCCGTTATAATTTCCGTCAAGGCCCATATTATTGGTCATTTATGGCTGATCTGGTCAAATTTTTGCGTTGGAATTACTTAACTGTCCTCATAATCTCCTCCAATGGTTTATCTTTTATCTTCTCCTCCAACTGAATTTCTTCACTCTGTGTCACTAGTATTGGTGTTCACTGAATTAAAGCGTCATTAGTCCATGGATCGAGTAGCTGCCAGGGTCTATCAAGAGCTTTTATAGCTCAACTTCCAGGCTGAAATGAGTTCGAAATGCTGAGCAGTTGATGGAGTTTGAAGACCAATTGAACCAGTGAAAATGGTGTTGTTGGTTGATAATTGGGACTAGATTTGGAGATTTATGATTGTTGAATAGTTTTTAAACTATGGGTTTGTTGTGAATTGAATTTGCAGGTGTTTCGGTGAGTTTAGAAGCTATAGAAGTTCAATGTTACAACAAGATGAGAATGACACATTAGGTGTTCGATAAAAGGCCTAAATGGCTTTTTCTTCACCTCTTCAAGCTCAGTTTCTATCAGTTGAGCCTGTGTACAACGGATGTTGTTGAAAGTTGTTTGTGGAGGTATTTTCCATGAGTTGTTTGTGGAGGTCTGAACTGGGTTAAGTCTGGGACTGATTTTGGTTGAATTTTGAGCTAGAATTCAGTCCACAGAAGTGCAATATGCTGCTAAGCTAGTTGGCATGGTGTTGGTGGATTGTTTTACAGGGTTATGAACTGAATTTGTATAGATGTTTTAATGGATTGAAATGGTATGTTCCGTGTCATTGATAtgatgttaatggaggagattaggATAGGGATTGAGCTGGAGTCGATGATGGCAGATCTGGTGGAGTTTGAAGACGTAAACCAGTTGAATGAAAGAAGGTTTATGCTGCTGGAATGATGGTTTATTGTGGTTGTTTTTGAGAAGATTGAGATGGGTTTAAGGGTTAACAGTAACACAGTACTTGGATGTGAATTTGTTGGCGATTTGGGTAATGTTCTGGTCCAAAAATTCAACCAGAAATGTGTCCGGAAACTGATGTACATAGGTGGTCCTCTACTGGTGTTATTTCCATGGTCCGATGGCAGGCTATAGTGTATAATGCTGCTATATCTATGCTCGTGTTTGGAGGGACTAGGGCTCGGTTTGGAAGGTAATGTAAAGGGGGAACACAGGCTGTGGATCACTGGTATCTTTTATGTGGGTACGAATGTTTGGGGAACGCCGGCAATGTAGAGTTGTTGTTGCAGTAGTGAGCAAAGATGACGAATCAGTGCAGAAACAAGGAACGATACGAATGTGTATGGTTTTGTATGAACAATTGAGAGTTTTCATTGTTTATGTAGGTTAGTTGAGCTTTAGTCACCATGGTTAGAGAAATCAGTAGAGTCTATGAAAgattcaattgaatgggtttggtgagttggtgacagatttgagggtgtatatgtcttttactaagatggataactgccacctatgcactaactgatggcaacagtttttttggatggaaaaggtcaaatgtgtggcattaaataaattctgaaaaaaacgATGGCATTTTctgaaacatgaaattgaaagtgtggcactttattaaaatttcCTTTTGCATCCAATTTCAGAAAAAGATATGGCTTCACCTATTTGCCACCTTCGCTTTTCCTAGTTGCCGCCCTCccacaatttcaattt
Above is a genomic segment from Papaver somniferum cultivar HN1 chromosome 10, ASM357369v1, whole genome shotgun sequence containing:
- the LOC113315380 gene encoding uncharacterized protein LOC113315380, whose product is MKPKPRSTFVNRQRAKEIATDAVNERLNTVAPKKNRSSTTKPSPAFINGTMGKETMTDGVDDRLGAVTCKRQRTSTTVPWSASFISTDAVDERLEPVTLKRHRSTTAPCSLVNGQWENEIVTDAVDVRISAVALEKQRSSTTNQRCAFVNGGRENEIVTDAEDERINVLSDTLVAWSDIRDEDADMFDADENGDMQLENDHATDTYNESNSEDYTGTNPGILITSLTAKTTPVAANRLYSTNMGVIVMSGQNNLQMLSGR